The region AGGATGTGCCGGGCCAGGATGTGCAGGCCGTAGCGGTCGTACTCTGGGTGCGCGGCCGGGCGTTCCCAGTCCTCGGGCATGGCCGCGTTCAGGATTTCGACGATGCGTTCCCGTCCGGCCTTGAAGTCCGCCAGGGCCTCTTCCATGTTGGGCGTCGAAGGCTTTTGCCTCTCGTCCTCGTCCTTGGGGATGAAGGGGACGAACTCCGGCATGTCCTCGGTCAGGATGCGGCGTAGGCGTTCGGCGAGCATGGGCTGGACGGCGGCCAGGTGGATCACGTGTTCGGCGATGGACCAGAACCCTTCGCCGCGCTTGCGGTGCAGCATGTCCTCGGGAATCTCCCGGACGAATTCCGCGAGGATCGCTGGGCTGTCCCGCAGTCCGCGCAAGATGGGTTGGATGTCCCCAAAGCGGCGAGTGTCGTCCTCCATGACCGTCTCCTTTTCCCGCGTCCGCGCGGGTGCGTGCTTCGACATCGGATTCGCCCCGAACATAATCCGATTCGTCGAAATATCCAAAGGGCGGCGTGAGGCGGTTGGCGGCTGGAACACAGGGGGGCACGTCGCCCAGCGCGACGAGAGCTGAAAGTGGTTGCTATCGCCCGTAGCCCTTGGCCCAAGGCGCCAGTTCGGCGGGAATCTTCTGGAAGTGCATGAAGTCGACCTTGCCCTTGGCCGCCCAGTCGCCGCCCCATTCCCAGCCGAGGCGCTTGAATTCCAGCACCACCGGGCAGTCCGGGGTGAGGGTTCCCGGCTTGGCAGGATCGTAGACCGCTCCGGGCGGGAGAATCAGGTCGCCCTTGCGGTAGGGGTTCAATCGGGAATTGATGTCGATGGCCAGACCGAGGGCGTGCAGGGAGACGGCTCCGCCGCCCGTGATGGGCCGCCAGACGTAGGCTGAGGTGTTGTTCGTGTCGGACGACAGGCCATAGGGCCCTTTGGCCTGGATGAGCGGATGGGCGATGGGCAGGATGCTTTCGATCGGGAAGCTGGTCGCCAGGATGACCTCGAAGACGCGGCGGATGTCCTCGGCCAGGGCTTTGTGGACCACCACCTGCCCCTGGTGCGGCATGTCGTCGAAGCCGTAATACTGGACCGGCACCACGGTGAGCTGCCGCAGGACGTCCCGTGGGGTATCCGGTGGCTGATTCGCCTCAATGGCCTGTTCGGGGGTGAGGTCGCTGTCCACGATCACCCCGGCCCGGGCGGGCAGGGCGAGGAGCAGGACCGCCAGCAGGGGAATGAACGCCACCATGCGGCACATGCGACGTCTCAATATGATTCGCCTCATGCTGGTGTCTCCGCGCCGGAGCGCAACCGCATGTGCAGCAGGGGGTACGGCCTGCCCGTTCCGTCCAGGGGAGAGCGGCCGATCCTTTCGAAGCCGTGATGTTCGTAGAAGCCGATGCCCCGGGGGTTCTGCTCGTTGACGTCCACCAGCGTCGCCCCCAGGCTGTCGATCGCCTGGCGCAGCAACCGCGTACCGATTCCCTGGCCGAAATGCGTCGGAGAGACGAAGAGCATTTCGATCTTCGCCTCCGCGACGCCGACGAATCCGAGGATGTCGCCCGCCCCGTTTCTGGCGCAGCGGAGTTCCACGGCCGCCAGATACGTGTCCCGGACGAGCGGTTTGAAGAAGCCGATGTCGTCCTCGCTGATGAAATGATGCGTCGCCCGGACGGACGCCTCCCAGAGATCGGTGATTTCCTGGAATTCGTCGGGCTGGGCCGTGGTCACGGTCACGTTCATGGCGGTATGGTATGCAAGAGTGTCGCGATAGTTCAAGACTAAAATCCGGGAGAAATGCCATTGATGCTGGAAAACCTATGGCACTGGAGGTTCGCCGTGCGCTTCAAGTATGCGATCCTGTACGTCGATGATGTGGCCGCGAGCATTGCCTTCTTCGAGCGGGCCTTCGGGCTCGTCCGTCGGATGGTCCACGAGTCCGGCGATTACGCGGAACTGGACACGGGCGCCACAACCCTGTCCTTTTCCTCGCGACGCCTCATGACCCGGCTCGGAAAGGCGCCGGGCAGGCCGGACCCAACCGCGCCGGTGTTCGAGATCGCCTTCGAGGTGGAGGACGTGGCCGCGTCCCTGGAAAAGGCGCGTTCGGCCGGGGCCAGGGTCATGCAGGAGGTTCGCGAGGAGCCGTGGGGCCAGACCACGGCCTACGTGCTGGATGGCGACGGCTACCTGATCGAGATTTGTTCCCCGGTGGCGGGCGCGTCATAGCCGATGTCGCGGATGCTCCAGGCGGAATGGCTCCTGTCGTTCCGCCCGGCCGCAAGCTCGCCCGGCGTCATGGAGAACCAGCGCCGCAACTCGCGCGTCATGTGGGCCTGATCCGCGAACAGGCAGGCGTGCGCGGTTCTCATCAGGGACACGCCGAAGAGGATGGCTTGCGCGGCCTTTCTGGCGCGGGCCAAACGACGCCAGAAGTCGGGCGATTGCCCCGTGGCCTTGAGGGTATGGCGCTGCAAGGTCCGCAGGCTCACGCCCAGGTTGCGCGCCGCCGACGCGGGCGACTTCGCCAGCGCCAAACAGGAGAGGGCTTCCGCTACATCCGTTGGAATGCAGGCCGCCTTCCGTGCGAAATCGGCCAGCGCGTCCGGGGAGTCGGGGCGGCGCAACGCGCGCACGGTGGTTTGGTTGATCCGCGCGCCCGGTTGGAGCCTGACGCCCATGAAGCGTTCCCCCGGGATGACGGAGACCTGCTCCGGCGTGGCCATGAGCGGGGAGAGATACAGGCTCGGCCGGGTTCCGGGACGGCAGCGGAGGATGAAGTCGCGGCAGCCGTCCGGCATGACCAGGAAGGAATGCGCTTCCCGGGCGGTGTGCGACCAGATCGCGAGGATGGGATCATGTTTCGACATGCCGGTCCGCTTCCTTGGCCGTGAGCCTCAACTGTTTTTCGTTGTGGACGCTATGGCGGG is a window of Desulfovibrio aminophilus DSM 12254 DNA encoding:
- a CDS encoding helix-turn-helix domain-containing protein, which codes for MSKHDPILAIWSHTAREAHSFLVMPDGCRDFILRCRPGTRPSLYLSPLMATPEQVSVIPGERFMGVRLQPGARINQTTVRALRRPDSPDALADFARKAACIPTDVAEALSCLALAKSPASAARNLGVSLRTLQRHTLKATGQSPDFWRRLARARKAAQAILFGVSLMRTAHACLFADQAHMTRELRRWFSMTPGELAAGRNDRSHSAWSIRDIGYDAPATGEQISIR
- a CDS encoding DinB family protein — translated: MEDDTRRFGDIQPILRGLRDSPAILAEFVREIPEDMLHRKRGEGFWSIAEHVIHLAAVQPMLAERLRRILTEDMPEFVPFIPKDEDERQKPSTPNMEEALADFKAGRERIVEILNAAMPEDWERPAAHPEYDRYGLHILARHILMHDHWHMFRMEELWLTRDAYLTRLEG
- a CDS encoding GNAT family N-acetyltransferase, whose translation is MNYRDTLAYHTAMNVTVTTAQPDEFQEITDLWEASVRATHHFISEDDIGFFKPLVRDTYLAAVELRCARNGAGDILGFVGVAEAKIEMLFVSPTHFGQGIGTRLLRQAIDSLGATLVDVNEQNPRGIGFYEHHGFERIGRSPLDGTGRPYPLLHMRLRSGAETPA
- a CDS encoding M15 family metallopeptidase, which gives rise to MRRIILRRRMCRMVAFIPLLAVLLLALPARAGVIVDSDLTPEQAIEANQPPDTPRDVLRQLTVVPVQYYGFDDMPHQGQVVVHKALAEDIRRVFEVILATSFPIESILPIAHPLIQAKGPYGLSSDTNNTSAYVWRPITGGGAVSLHALGLAIDINSRLNPYRKGDLILPPGAVYDPAKPGTLTPDCPVVLEFKRLGWEWGGDWAAKGKVDFMHFQKIPAELAPWAKGYGR
- a CDS encoding VOC family protein; its protein translation is MLENLWHWRFAVRFKYAILYVDDVAASIAFFERAFGLVRRMVHESGDYAELDTGATTLSFSSRRLMTRLGKAPGRPDPTAPVFEIAFEVEDVAASLEKARSAGARVMQEVREEPWGQTTAYVLDGDGYLIEICSPVAGAS